A stretch of the bacterium genome encodes the following:
- a CDS encoding M48 family metallopeptidase: MKRWSLLFALCLAASGCAHDYVTGKSSYNWYKLQDDVKLGNQVLNAQLQSFEKQKVPVDPPEDKAQSERLQQMVDRISKVSHLPNLPYEVHLADAPVVNAWAAPGGKMMVYSGLWDPKKGLVNEESDDEIAAVLAHEISHVTARHVTESLTQNMTVALAGSVATSAIALGGSTAGSNLFGQFFNTGYSIYAPSYSRKNESEADRIGLFYMAKAGYDPRAAVEVWKRAAARKKDAGSIFASHPASGERAKNLERHLPEALAIYQNPALPYPSFLDPKSVAKPQAESKPR, translated from the coding sequence ATGAAGCGTTGGAGTCTATTATTCGCCCTTTGTCTCGCCGCGTCAGGCTGCGCTCACGACTATGTCACCGGAAAATCCAGCTATAATTGGTATAAGCTCCAGGACGACGTCAAGCTGGGCAATCAGGTGCTTAACGCTCAGCTTCAATCCTTTGAAAAGCAAAAAGTTCCGGTCGATCCACCCGAGGACAAGGCCCAAAGCGAGAGGCTTCAGCAGATGGTCGACCGCATCTCCAAGGTCAGCCATCTCCCCAATCTTCCCTACGAAGTGCATTTGGCCGACGCGCCGGTCGTCAACGCCTGGGCGGCGCCCGGTGGAAAGATGATGGTTTATTCGGGACTTTGGGACCCGAAGAAAGGCCTGGTCAACGAGGAGAGCGACGATGAGATCGCCGCCGTCTTGGCCCACGAGATCTCCCACGTCACCGCCCGCCACGTCACCGAGTCTCTCACTCAGAACATGACGGTGGCCTTGGCCGGCTCGGTGGCCACCAGCGCCATCGCCCTCGGCGGCTCGACCGCCGGCAGCAACCTCTTCGGCCAGTTTTTCAACACCGGATACAGCATCTACGCCCCCAGCTATTCCCGAAAAAACGAGAGCGAAGCCGACCGGATCGGCCTCTTTTACATGGCCAAGGCCGGCTACGATCCACGGGCGGCGGTCGAGGTCTGGAAGCGGGCGGCCGCCCGAAAGAAGGACGCCGGCAGCATTTTCGCCTCTCATCCCGCCAGCGGCGAGCGGGCCAAGAACCTGGAGCGGCACTTGCCGGAGGCCTTGGCGATTTACCAAAACCCTGCCTTGCCTTACCCCTCTTTCCTCGACCCTAAGTCGGTGGCCAAGCCCCAGGCCGAGTCGAAGCCTAGATGA
- a CDS encoding response regulator: MTRILLIEDNADHAELIERSLKKGFGPIRLKVAASAEEAYETLDDKKFDLILSDYYLPDVDGDEHIRQLSLRAPRVPVVIITGQGDEKVAAKSIQSGAEDYIVKTREALEVLPTILKRAMVKHRSHQSKKQKEIRKHLNDHEEKVKKVLGEVEKIGRRMRNLTKRASGNGSAKPEDSGTLDNLARQIESLKKFVKGFFKK; this comes from the coding sequence ATGACCAGAATCCTGCTCATTGAAGACAACGCCGACCACGCGGAGCTCATTGAGCGCTCGCTGAAGAAGGGATTCGGTCCGATTCGCCTCAAGGTGGCAGCCTCGGCCGAGGAAGCCTACGAGACCCTCGACGACAAAAAATTCGATTTGATACTCAGCGACTATTACCTGCCCGACGTCGACGGCGACGAGCATATCCGCCAGCTGAGCCTGCGCGCTCCCCGGGTTCCGGTGGTCATCATCACCGGCCAAGGCGACGAAAAGGTCGCGGCCAAGTCCATCCAGTCGGGTGCCGAGGACTATATCGTCAAGACCCGGGAGGCTCTCGAAGTCTTGCCGACCATCCTCAAGCGGGCGATGGTCAAGCACCGCAGCCATCAGAGCAAAAAGCAGAAAGAAATCCGGAAGCACCTCAACGACCATGAAGAGAAGGTGAAAAAGGTGCTGGGCGAAGTCGAGAAGATCGGGCGGCGGATGCGCAATCTCACCAAGCGGGCCTCGGGCAACGGATCGGCCAAGCCCGAGGACAGCGGGACCCTCGACAACTTGGCCCGGCAGATCGAATCGCTGAAGAAGTTCGTGAAGGGATTCTTCAAGAAGTGA
- the feoB gene encoding ferrous iron transport protein B: protein MSSSESLLQPYVALVGSPNCGKTSLFNALTGGRQRVANYPGVTVERKEGRIEAPNGHRLKILDLPGTYTLDANTLDEAVTRDVLLTRKIEGMPPDLLIAVADATNLERSLGLILELKALGFPMVLVLNMMDLARNRGFAIDLEVLSRELAIPIFPVVATKKEGLDPLLEEIARRLGQERPAPERMFPEESYRLPEHRPEEVRARFREIDRLLKAARHRDLKPARWTDRLDRIFLHPLWGSLLLVLVLGFVFQAIFNWASYPMDGIEAALGWIGRQVSAWLPDNWIRSLLVDGILAGVGSVVIFLPQILLIFFFILMLEDSGYMARAAFLMDRHMGQVGLHGRAFIPLLSSFACAIPGIMATRTIENPRDRLTTILISPLMACSARLPVYTLLISAFIPNREVWGPIRLQGLVMLGLYALGALTGLAVAWVLKHLVFRGPRPTFLLELPTYKWPNPRNVLIGMSERAWIFLKRAGTVILAVSIVIWFLSSYPKPPAEAAPDQPAITYSFAGKIGKAIEPVIRPIGFDWSIGIGLLTGMAAREVIVGTLATVYSVEDSGAALEGGSLSSVLQSRWSLATGLSLLVYFVFAMQCFSTLAVVRRETNGWRWPAFLFVYLTALAYAASFITYRLFSPL, encoded by the coding sequence GTGAGCTCTTCCGAATCCCTTCTGCAACCCTACGTCGCCTTGGTCGGATCCCCCAATTGCGGGAAGACCAGCCTGTTCAACGCCTTGACCGGCGGCCGCCAGCGGGTGGCCAACTACCCCGGCGTCACCGTCGAGCGCAAGGAGGGCCGGATCGAGGCGCCCAATGGCCATCGGCTCAAAATTCTCGACCTGCCCGGAACCTACACCTTGGACGCCAACACGCTGGACGAGGCCGTCACCCGTGACGTCCTCTTGACCCGCAAGATCGAAGGCATGCCGCCCGATCTACTGATCGCGGTGGCCGACGCCACCAACCTCGAGCGCAGCCTCGGCCTCATCCTCGAGCTGAAGGCCTTGGGTTTCCCGATGGTCTTGGTCCTCAACATGATGGACTTGGCGCGGAACCGCGGCTTCGCGATCGACCTCGAGGTTTTGAGCCGGGAGCTGGCCATTCCGATCTTTCCGGTGGTCGCGACCAAGAAGGAGGGACTCGATCCTTTGCTCGAGGAAATCGCCCGCCGCCTCGGCCAAGAGCGGCCGGCGCCTGAGCGGATGTTTCCCGAGGAATCCTATCGCTTGCCGGAGCACCGGCCGGAGGAAGTGCGGGCCCGCTTTCGCGAGATCGACCGGCTGCTCAAGGCCGCCCGGCACCGAGACCTGAAGCCGGCCCGCTGGACCGACCGCTTGGACCGGATCTTCCTCCACCCGCTTTGGGGCTCGCTGCTCTTGGTCCTCGTCCTGGGTTTCGTTTTCCAAGCCATCTTTAACTGGGCAAGCTACCCGATGGACGGGATCGAAGCGGCATTGGGCTGGATCGGGCGGCAAGTGAGCGCTTGGCTGCCGGACAATTGGATTCGCAGCCTTTTGGTCGATGGCATTTTGGCCGGCGTCGGATCGGTGGTGATCTTTCTTCCCCAAATTCTGCTGATCTTCTTCTTTATCCTGATGCTCGAGGACTCGGGCTACATGGCCCGGGCGGCCTTCCTGATGGACCGCCACATGGGCCAGGTTGGCCTCCATGGCCGGGCTTTCATTCCGCTGCTCAGCTCTTTCGCCTGCGCGATCCCCGGGATCATGGCGACCCGCACCATCGAAAATCCGCGCGACCGCTTGACCACCATCCTCATTTCGCCGCTGATGGCCTGCTCGGCCCGCCTGCCGGTCTACACCTTGCTCATCTCGGCCTTCATCCCCAACCGGGAGGTCTGGGGTCCGATTCGGCTGCAGGGCTTGGTGATGCTGGGCCTCTACGCCCTGGGCGCCTTGACCGGCTTGGCGGTGGCTTGGGTGCTGAAGCATTTGGTTTTCCGCGGGCCGCGGCCGACCTTTTTGCTCGAGCTGCCCACCTATAAATGGCCCAATCCGCGCAACGTCTTGATCGGCATGTCCGAAAGGGCCTGGATCTTCCTGAAGCGGGCCGGAACCGTCATCTTGGCCGTGTCGATCGTGATCTGGTTCCTTTCCTCTTATCCCAAACCGCCGGCCGAAGCCGCGCCGGATCAGCCGGCGATCACCTACAGCTTCGCCGGCAAGATCGGCAAGGCGATCGAGCCGGTGATCCGGCCGATCGGCTTCGATTGGTCGATCGGCATCGGCTTGCTCACCGGGATGGCGGCGCGGGAGGTGATCGTCGGGACCTTGGCCACGGTTTATTCGGTGGAGGACAGCGGGGCCGCGCTGGAGGGCGGGAGCTTAAGCTCGGTGTTGCAGAGTCGATGGAGCCTGGCGACGGGTTTGAGCTTGCTGGTCTATTTCGTCTTCGCCATGCAATGCTTCTCGACGCTGGCGGTGGTCCGGCGTGAAACCAACGGTTGGCGCTGGCCGGCCTTCCTCTTCGTCTATCTCACCGCTCTGGCCTACGCGGCTTCTTTCATCACTTATCGTCTTTTTTCCCCCCTTTGA
- the mtnP gene encoding S-methyl-5'-thioadenosine phosphorylase — protein MKDPKIAIIGGSGLYEMEGLKVLEERSVETPFGEPSDDFVIGELEGLPVAFLARHSKGHRLLPSELNFRANIYAIKKLGCEFVLSVSAVGSLKEEIEPGHLVMVDQFIDRTFQRPATFFGEGIVAHVSFADPVCPVLRAKLHQAAQAEGAVSHPAGTYVCIEGPMFSTKAESKLYRSWGADVIGMTNLQEAKLAREAELCYATMALSTDYDCWHEEHDSVTAEMVIATLLKNVKTAQQVIRRVIPQVVQERECVCSRALRHAFVTNKLLVPEGTKKKLKLIYGKNL, from the coding sequence ATGAAGGACCCAAAAATCGCGATCATCGGCGGCAGCGGGCTGTACGAAATGGAAGGCCTCAAGGTGTTGGAGGAGCGCTCGGTCGAGACGCCCTTTGGCGAGCCCTCCGACGATTTCGTGATCGGGGAGCTCGAAGGCCTGCCGGTGGCTTTTTTGGCCCGCCATTCCAAAGGCCATCGGCTCTTGCCCAGCGAGCTGAATTTTCGCGCCAACATTTACGCGATCAAGAAGCTGGGCTGTGAATTCGTTCTTTCGGTTTCGGCGGTCGGCTCGCTCAAGGAAGAGATCGAGCCCGGACATCTCGTCATGGTCGATCAGTTCATCGACCGCACCTTCCAACGGCCGGCCACTTTCTTCGGCGAAGGCATCGTCGCCCACGTCTCCTTCGCCGATCCGGTCTGCCCGGTCTTGCGGGCCAAGCTGCACCAGGCGGCCCAGGCCGAAGGCGCGGTTTCCCATCCGGCCGGAACTTACGTCTGTATCGAGGGGCCGATGTTCTCGACCAAGGCCGAATCCAAGCTCTACCGGAGCTGGGGCGCCGATGTCATCGGGATGACCAATCTTCAAGAAGCCAAGCTGGCTCGCGAAGCCGAGCTTTGCTACGCGACGATGGCGCTTTCAACCGATTACGACTGTTGGCATGAAGAGCACGACAGCGTCACGGCCGAGATGGTCATCGCGACCTTGCTCAAGAACGTCAAAACCGCTCAACAGGTGATCCGCCGGGTGATCCCGCAAGTGGTTCAGGAGCGGGAATGCGTCTGTTCCCGCGCTTTGCGCCACGCCTTCGTCACCAACAAGCTCTTGGTTCCCGAGGGCACCAAGAAGAAGCTCAAGCTGATCTACGGCAAGAATTTATAG
- a CDS encoding GGDEF domain-containing protein produces the protein MGIEGFKDETVVTSIGQLEGITEKEPAVDFLGGPSMGMQVILEEGDSVFGRSKDATIVVEDEAISRCHFKIKVRDKIATIEDMNSTNGTYVNGHRVKQQVLKANDKIQISSATVLRFSYVDTIDKHSHDRFYEMALYDPVTSAHTKRYFIDRLQHEFSHSLRRGLPLSLVIYDLDFFKKVNDTHGHLAGDFVLQKIAEITKTMIRREDIFARYGGEEFVIVMRDTDEPAAVQLAERLRKKVSQTDFAFEGKRIPVTISLGVSCLKDSNFKDFRGLIQAADEYLYFSKSNGRNRVSAKRLLTS, from the coding sequence ATGGGAATCGAGGGCTTCAAGGACGAAACCGTCGTCACAAGCATCGGCCAACTGGAGGGGATCACCGAGAAGGAACCGGCGGTGGACTTCTTGGGCGGCCCCTCGATGGGGATGCAGGTCATCCTTGAGGAAGGCGACTCGGTTTTCGGCCGGAGCAAGGACGCCACCATCGTCGTCGAGGACGAAGCGATCAGCCGCTGCCACTTCAAGATCAAGGTCCGCGACAAGATCGCCACCATCGAGGACATGAACAGCACCAACGGCACCTACGTCAACGGCCACCGGGTGAAGCAGCAGGTGCTGAAGGCCAACGACAAGATCCAGATCAGCTCGGCCACCGTCCTCCGCTTCTCCTACGTCGACACCATCGACAAGCATAGCCATGACCGCTTTTACGAGATGGCACTCTACGATCCGGTGACCTCGGCCCACACCAAGCGCTACTTCATCGATCGGCTGCAGCACGAGTTCTCCCATTCGCTGCGCCGCGGCTTGCCGCTTTCGCTGGTGATCTACGATCTCGACTTCTTCAAGAAGGTGAACGACACCCACGGTCATTTGGCCGGCGATTTCGTCCTGCAGAAGATCGCCGAAATCACCAAGACCATGATCCGCCGCGAGGACATCTTCGCCCGCTATGGTGGCGAGGAGTTCGTCATCGTGATGCGCGACACCGACGAGCCGGCGGCGGTCCAGCTGGCCGAGCGCTTGCGCAAGAAGGTCAGCCAGACCGACTTCGCCTTCGAGGGCAAGCGGATCCCGGTCACGATCAGCTTGGGCGTCTCCTGCCTTAAGGACTCCAACTTCAAGGATTTTAGGGGATTGATTCAGGCCGCCGACGAGTATCTTTACTTCTCCAAGAGCAACGGCCGGAATCGGGTCTCGGCCAAGCGCTTGCTCACTTCTTGA
- a CDS encoding FAD:protein FMN transferase, which translates to MRRFLFPLLALALLACAPRQVVVTRSRLLMGNVPVNLSLKIRPERKAAALEAGDAAYRLAQSLEEKVSEFRPDSEVSCLNRNAGKAPCPLSPETLDLLKKALAFSEKTGGALDIRFASLSAAGGRGPILLQENPPSGFLVHPETRIGIGALGKGWIVDRMIEDLRSRGFDQALIDAGGDLRASGGPWRVSIQIPGAEPGATAEEREVEDLSLATSGLYERGSHILDPKTRRAVERPGSVSVESEDLTTADALDTALFVIGEEKSKALIEKFTGLRVIWLDPDGKSRHYQSPPFEKGGAGGI; encoded by the coding sequence ATGCGAAGATTCCTGTTTCCCCTCTTGGCTCTTGCCCTGCTCGCCTGCGCCCCGCGCCAAGTCGTGGTCACGCGGTCGCGGCTCCTGATGGGGAACGTCCCGGTGAACCTCAGCCTGAAGATCCGGCCCGAGCGGAAGGCCGCAGCCCTCGAGGCCGGCGACGCCGCCTACCGGCTGGCCCAAAGCCTGGAAGAAAAAGTCAGCGAGTTTCGCCCCGATTCCGAAGTGAGCTGCCTGAACCGGAACGCCGGCAAGGCCCCCTGCCCGCTCAGCCCCGAAACCCTCGACCTGCTAAAAAAGGCCCTGGCCTTTTCCGAAAAGACCGGCGGGGCCCTCGACATCCGCTTCGCCTCGCTCTCGGCGGCCGGCGGCCGCGGGCCCATTCTCCTCCAAGAAAACCCGCCTTCGGGTTTCCTGGTCCATCCCGAGACTCGAATCGGGATCGGCGCCCTCGGCAAGGGCTGGATCGTCGACCGGATGATTGAAGATTTAAGATCGCGGGGCTTCGACCAAGCCCTGATCGACGCCGGCGGCGACCTTCGCGCCAGCGGCGGACCTTGGCGGGTCTCGATTCAAATTCCGGGAGCCGAACCGGGTGCCACCGCCGAGGAGCGGGAGGTCGAAGATCTCTCCCTCGCCACCTCCGGCCTCTACGAACGCGGCTCTCACATCCTCGACCCCAAGACCCGGCGGGCGGTCGAGCGTCCCGGCAGCGTCAGCGTCGAATCGGAAGACCTGACCACCGCCGACGCCTTGGACACGGCCCTCTTCGTGATCGGAGAGGAGAAGTCCAAAGCTCTGATCGAAAAATTTACGGGCTTGCGCGTAATCTGGCTCGATCCCGATGGAAAAAGTCGACATTACCAATCTCCCCCCTTTGAAAAAGGGGGGGCGGGGGGGATTTAA
- a CDS encoding transcriptional repressor, with protein sequence MEQENPIEVLNQYLNEKGMKHTRQREIIVSEFFKSNKHMRIEDLLDQVRKIEPSIGYVTVYRTLMLLKECGLAHQRHFGEGKSLFEKAGEHHDHMICIKCGSINEFEDDRIEKLQEQIAKRINFKIVSHRHEVYGCCSRCQNE encoded by the coding sequence ATGGAGCAGGAAAACCCAATCGAGGTGCTCAACCAATACCTGAACGAAAAGGGGATGAAGCATACCCGGCAACGGGAAATCATCGTTTCCGAATTCTTCAAGTCGAACAAGCACATGCGGATTGAGGACCTGCTGGACCAGGTGCGGAAGATCGAGCCGTCGATCGGCTACGTGACCGTTTACCGCACCCTGATGCTCTTGAAGGAGTGCGGCTTGGCCCACCAACGCCATTTCGGCGAGGGCAAGTCGCTCTTCGAAAAGGCCGGCGAGCATCACGACCACATGATCTGCATCAAGTGCGGAAGCATCAACGAATTCGAGGACGACCGCATCGAGAAGCTCCAGGAGCAGATCGCCAAGCGGATCAACTTCAAGATCGTCAGCCACCGCCACGAGGTCTACGGCTGCTGCAGCCGCTGCCAGAACGAGTAA
- a CDS encoding helix-turn-helix transcriptional regulator, with product MTESLGSYLRRERELRKIPLAEVADQTRVKIEYLQAIESEHFEKLPGMTFARGYLKAYASYVGLNPEDVLLRFEDLLKGMTAWDKPDTRPRAAKLGWLLLLLLLFGAGTILVLWLQK from the coding sequence ATGACCGAATCCCTAGGCTCCTATCTGCGCCGCGAGCGCGAGCTCCGCAAGATCCCCCTCGCCGAGGTGGCCGATCAGACGCGGGTCAAAATCGAGTATCTCCAGGCCATCGAGTCGGAGCATTTCGAAAAGCTGCCCGGCATGACCTTCGCCCGAGGTTATCTCAAGGCTTACGCCTCCTACGTCGGGTTGAACCCCGAAGACGTCTTGCTTCGCTTCGAGGACCTGCTCAAGGGAATGACCGCCTGGGACAAGCCCGACACCCGGCCGCGGGCGGCCAAGCTCGGCTGGCTCCTCCTCTTGCTGCTGCTCTTCGGGGCAGGTACCATCCTGGTGCTATGGCTGCAAAAATAG
- a CDS encoding serine/threonine-protein kinase translates to MTKPRPFGHYFILEKIAQGGMAEIFKGLTYDFSGLKKFIVIKRILPHIAANKDFIRMLIDEAKIAVKLSHGNIAQTFDLGKVADDYFIVMEYVDGRTVSQIYKKAVELKIFIPIPLAAYVTSEICNGLNYMHRRRDELGTALEIVHRDISPQNVILSESGNVKIVDFGVAKAAFKLSEMERGVLKGKFAYMSPEQTEGRNIDSRSDIFSTGVVLWEILTGRRLFKKKSNPETIEAVQSMTIFPPSAYRNEIPSDLDDIVMKALERDPEARYASAEDMSLALTKFLLRHHPEFKPVQVGDFLKEVFDNEENTGDLYQEKTMREELTVREIGEMPREGNEEEAIELPEDTMIVDPQELDFRSIFEEIDVDEEVSDITRAIGFSEVSTSGTAEVDPSLLPDAKPKPPPEPEEITGDLEIDGEAEEPEPKFTPIPSKRKPESSASAEATGPARERWVLPLMLLLFLAGLGLLRYFMTRSEKKAPVPATIQASARSSLEVRSQPSGAAIYIDGQPIGQKTPAILNLQNLKFPLVLGLSLGGPPNWQRRLEEAAPGLIVADLQVPVGFLEVQSSPSGAAISLDGKNAGKTPLLAHQVPANQEIDLSLELQGFKTYQNEISLAPGQNLRIYHAMEKNSSR, encoded by the coding sequence ATGACCAAGCCCAGGCCCTTCGGACATTACTTCATCCTCGAGAAGATCGCGCAAGGCGGCATGGCGGAGATCTTCAAGGGGCTGACCTACGACTTCAGCGGGCTCAAGAAGTTCATCGTCATCAAGCGCATCCTGCCCCATATCGCGGCCAACAAGGACTTCATCCGAATGCTGATCGACGAGGCCAAGATCGCGGTCAAGCTGAGCCACGGCAACATCGCCCAGACTTTCGACCTCGGGAAGGTCGCCGACGACTATTTCATCGTGATGGAGTACGTCGACGGCCGCACCGTCAGCCAGATCTACAAGAAGGCGGTCGAGCTCAAGATTTTCATCCCGATCCCGCTGGCGGCCTACGTGACCAGCGAGATCTGCAACGGCCTCAACTACATGCACCGCCGCCGCGACGAGCTGGGCACCGCCCTCGAGATCGTTCATCGCGACATCAGCCCCCAGAACGTCATCCTCTCCGAATCGGGCAATGTGAAGATCGTCGACTTCGGGGTGGCCAAGGCCGCCTTCAAGCTCTCGGAGATGGAGCGGGGTGTTCTCAAAGGGAAGTTCGCCTACATGTCGCCGGAACAGACCGAGGGCCGGAACATCGACTCCCGCTCCGACATCTTCTCCACCGGCGTGGTGCTCTGGGAAATCCTCACCGGCCGGCGGCTCTTCAAGAAAAAGTCGAATCCCGAGACCATCGAGGCGGTTCAGAGCATGACGATCTTTCCGCCCAGCGCCTACCGCAACGAGATTCCCTCCGATTTGGACGATATCGTCATGAAGGCCTTGGAGCGCGATCCCGAAGCCCGCTACGCTTCGGCCGAGGACATGTCGCTGGCCCTGACCAAGTTCCTGCTCCGCCATCATCCCGAGTTCAAGCCGGTCCAGGTCGGCGATTTCCTCAAAGAGGTCTTCGACAACGAGGAAAACACCGGCGACCTTTACCAGGAAAAAACCATGCGCGAGGAGCTGACGGTCCGGGAGATCGGTGAGATGCCGCGCGAAGGGAACGAGGAAGAAGCCATCGAGCTGCCCGAAGACACGATGATCGTCGATCCCCAGGAGCTGGACTTCCGCTCGATCTTCGAGGAAATCGACGTCGACGAGGAGGTGAGCGACATCACCCGGGCCATCGGCTTCAGCGAGGTTTCGACCTCGGGAACCGCCGAGGTCGACCCGTCGCTCCTGCCCGACGCCAAGCCCAAGCCTCCGCCCGAGCCGGAAGAGATCACCGGCGACCTGGAAATCGACGGCGAGGCCGAGGAGCCCGAGCCGAAGTTCACGCCGATCCCGTCCAAGCGAAAGCCGGAGTCTTCCGCCTCGGCCGAGGCGACCGGGCCGGCCCGGGAGCGCTGGGTCTTGCCCCTGATGCTCCTTCTCTTCCTCGCCGGCCTTGGCCTTTTGCGTTATTTCATGACCCGGTCCGAGAAGAAGGCTCCGGTGCCGGCGACCATCCAAGCCTCAGCTCGCAGCAGCCTCGAGGTGCGGAGCCAGCCGTCGGGGGCGGCCATTTACATCGATGGCCAGCCCATCGGGCAAAAAACCCCGGCCATCCTAAATTTGCAAAATCTCAAGTTTCCCCTGGTCTTAGGCCTTTCCTTGGGAGGTCCGCCGAACTGGCAGCGTCGCTTGGAAGAAGCTGCGCCCGGCTTGATCGTCGCCGATCTCCAGGTGCCCGTCGGCTTTCTGGAGGTCCAAAGCTCGCCCTCGGGAGCGGCGATCTCGCTCGACGGCAAGAACGCCGGCAAAACGCCGCTCTTGGCCCACCAAGTCCCAGCGAACCAAGAAATCGACCTGAGCCTCGAGCTTCAGGGCTTTAAAACCTACCAGAATGAGATTTCCTTGGCTCCCGGCCAAAACCTCCGGATTTACCACGCGATGGAAAAGAATAGCTCTCGTTGA
- a CDS encoding FeoA family protein produces the protein MTGRENILDTPVHLGELRKGEGGHVCKVEGPEKTVRRLLEMGLIEESYVEVVHEAPFGRDPIAVRVRGGLLGLRRQEAACILLRKASRP, from the coding sequence ATGACGGGACGCGAGAACATCCTCGATACGCCGGTTCACCTGGGCGAGCTTCGCAAGGGCGAGGGCGGCCATGTCTGCAAGGTCGAGGGGCCCGAGAAGACGGTACGGCGGCTTTTGGAGATGGGCCTCATCGAGGAGTCCTACGTCGAGGTCGTCCACGAAGCGCCCTTCGGCCGCGATCCGATCGCGGTGCGGGTTCGCGGCGGCCTGCTCGGTCTGCGCCGCCAAGAGGCCGCTTGCATCCTGCTGCGGAAGGCCTCGCGTCCGTGA
- the recO gene encoding DNA repair protein RecO yields MAAKIAEPVRDSAFLLRSVAYGDDHRILSFLTAAHGRVDMIALGARKSLKRFSGVLDFVHCLDIEFKPSERGLATLLQCRLEESFAPIGESYEATVLALQWLGLLAKALPEAQQVAGVFQLLQGAFRRLGCENFAWLDVAFRRQLLSRLGFHLDLSRCSRCQNHGSGRYYFSAGEGGLVCAACHRGPERQGISEVIPESFWEEGSGSSAHLANSRRILEESFRSFLGVDIPRIEYDLVRPATS; encoded by the coding sequence ATGGCTGCAAAAATAGCCGAACCGGTCCGGGACTCGGCGTTCCTCCTGCGCTCGGTGGCCTATGGCGACGACCACCGCATCTTGAGCTTCCTCACCGCCGCTCATGGCCGGGTCGACATGATCGCCCTCGGCGCCCGCAAGAGCCTCAAGCGCTTTTCCGGCGTCCTCGACTTCGTTCATTGCCTCGACATCGAGTTCAAGCCGAGCGAGCGCGGCTTGGCGACCCTGCTGCAATGCCGTTTGGAGGAAAGTTTCGCTCCGATCGGCGAGAGCTACGAAGCCACGGTTCTGGCCCTGCAATGGCTCGGTTTGCTGGCCAAGGCCCTGCCCGAGGCTCAGCAAGTGGCCGGAGTTTTCCAGCTTCTTCAGGGGGCTTTTCGCCGCCTTGGCTGCGAAAACTTCGCCTGGCTCGACGTCGCTTTCCGGCGTCAGCTCCTTTCCAGGCTCGGCTTTCACCTCGATCTGTCGCGCTGCTCCCGCTGTCAGAATCACGGCAGCGGTCGCTATTATTTCTCGGCCGGCGAGGGCGGCCTGGTCTGCGCCGCCTGTCATCGGGGGCCGGAGCGCCAAGGGATCTCCGAAGTCATTCCCGAGAGCTTTTGGGAGGAGGGCTCGGGCTCTTCGGCTCATCTCGCCAATTCCCGCCGCATCCTGGAGGAAAGTTTTCGCAGTTTCCTGGGGGTGGATATTCCGCGGATCGAATACGACTTGGTTAGGCCAGCCACTTCTTAA